From the Corynebacterium sp. P3-F1 genome, the window CATACGGGGAACCGATCTTCGACAACGCGGCTCCGACCACACCGTTCGCTGTGGCCGAAGGCGGAACGTTCAAGCTCACAGGACCGTTCTTGGACTCCCACCGCGAACGCTGCTCAGGAGTGAAGGCATCCACCCGCTGTTCAACATCCTTGACCCTGTCCTCGAGCTCGCGGCGCTCACTGTCGAGCTTCTTTCGTTTGCCCTCGAGTTCCGCCTGACGGTAATTGGCCACGGCGACAGCAATGTTCGCGTCTGTTGCGCGCTGCGCAGCTTCCTTATTCAACCGCTGTGACTCATTCAAAGTCCGCTGGGCCGAACGGGACAACGAACCCAAGTACGCTGCGCGGTCGATCGCCTCTTGAGGGTTCGCCGATTCAAGAGCATTGACGTTCGCGTCGTTGGACAGGTTGCGGTATTGAGCCCTGGCGTGGTTGTTCACTTCGCCTTGGGCACCGTCCTGAGCCGTCGCAGCCTTGCGGGCATCACGCTGTGCGACCTCCGCCGTTTTCTTCAACGCGGCGACCTCACGCTCGCCCCTCTCGATGTCTGCCTCAATCTGCTTGACCTCTTCGGCTTTCGCAGTGGCTTTGTCCGACGTCGCGCTCATCTGCTTGATCAACTCTTCGACTTCATCCGCCTGAGCTGGCACCGGAACACCAGATGCAGTGACGACAGCTGCCATACCAGCGGAAGCAAGGACGGTGCGGAAGCCAAAACGAGTGGATGAACGAGTGGATGCGCGGTGCTTACCCATCTGGAAAACCTCTTTCAGAAACAGAGAAGAGCCCATAAACTGGGCCGCAGAAAAGATGAGGGTTACAAACTTGTAACAAAGTTAATCGGTCGCTCGCCACTGGTCAAACACTCGCGGAAGAAAGTTTCCAGTGATCCCTGATGTGACTGGAGTGGCCAAAAAGTGCGAAACCGGCCGCATTCCCCGCTTAGACTTAACACGGGAAATGCG encodes:
- a CDS encoding C40 family peptidase; protein product: MGKHRASTRSSTRFGFRTVLASAGMAAVVTASGVPVPAQADEVEELIKQMSATSDKATAKAEEVKQIEADIERGEREVAALKKTAEVAQRDARKAATAQDGAQGEVNNHARAQYRNLSNDANVNALESANPQEAIDRAAYLGSLSRSAQRTLNESQRLNKEAAQRATDANIAVAVANYRQAELEGKRKKLDSERRELEDRVKDVEQRVDAFTPEQRSRWESKNGPVSLNVPPSATANGVVGAALSKIGSPYGWGAAGPNQFDCSGLMYWAYAQNGKSIPRTSQAQLAGGTPVSMSELQPGDIIGYYPGVTHVAMYVGNGQVVHASDYGIPVQVVPVNSMPAQGAVRY